One part of the Dermacentor andersoni chromosome 2, qqDerAnde1_hic_scaffold, whole genome shotgun sequence genome encodes these proteins:
- the LOC126541201 gene encoding uncharacterized protein — protein MIVQMLLVTLLLCAHGTRALRPYEPLDEDSNSGIPAVHAAPAFGDGDTPQDDVPTQEDDVMENEKTPLTRQQSYHFSYQIRDAKGNTQHHSEQSDVRNNRRGSYGYRDANGVYRHVTYVADRKGFRAWIKTNEPGTSNQSPADVRITAEKPPPKVVDQAATPPAKPKVDVDPADVISARPAVSAVPAFTHPETVPVHPVHTAGVVPAPAVSAAPAFHVSAGGYELSRPVAPIPAIDIATGAYPTYDSKRLSGAGYVPTDYGTHSGLPVQDYQRVPEVGVADFEYYPEPQGVQHYAGADGTQGYVYDPQSSYSKQAIPNAVPVYKSVRRFPTLTSSSEKRTDESDQITEKYGIPVGVTYVNPQDVHRPFERPQSYDIAPTGVAARYKKYLDWNRQGKLRD, from the exons ATGTTGCTGGTCACCTTGTTGCTGTGCGCCCATGGGACACGGGCACTGAGGCCATACGAGCCGCTTGACGAGGACTCTAATTCGGGCATCCCAGCAGTACACGCCGCTCCGGCCTTCGGTGACGGCGATACACCGCAGGACGATGTGCCCACGCAGGAAGACGACGTGATGGAAAAT GAAAAAACACCACTCACGCGGCAGCAGTCGTACCATTTCTCGTACCAGATCAGGGACGCGAAGGGCAACACGCAACATCATAGCGAGCAGAGCGACGTAAGGAACAACCGCCGGGGCTCCTACGGCTACAGGGACGCGAATGGTGTCTACCGGCACGTGACATACGTGGCCGACAGGAAAGGCTTCAGGGCGTGGATCAAGACCAACGAACCCGGCACCAGCAACCAGTCACCCGCTGACGTCCGGATTACTGCCGAGAAGCCACCTCCGAAGGTCGTCGACCAAGCCGCCACCCCTCCGGCCAAACCGAAAGTCGACGTAGATCCCGCAGACGTGATCTCTGCTCGACCAGCGGTCTCAGCCGTCCCTGCGTTTACTCACCCGGAAACGGTTCCCGTCCACCCAGTCCACACGGCGGGTGTAGTGCCTGCACCTGCCGTATCTGCCGCACCAGCTTTCCACGTATCGGCTGGCGGGTACGAACTTTCCAGGCCCGTGGCTCCGATACCAGCCATCGACATAGCCACTGGCGCCTATCCTACCTACGACTCGAAAAGGTTGTCTGGAGCTGGTTATGTTCCCACGGACTACGGCACCCATAGTGGGCTTCCCGTTCAGGATTATCAGAGGGTTCCGGAGGTAGGCGTTGCCGACTTCGAGTACTACCCAGAGCCGCAGGGGGTTCAACATTACGCCGGCGCAGATGGAACGCAGGGCTACGTGTACGATCCGCAGTCCTCATATTCAAAGCAGGCTATCCCTAACGCTGTCCCTGTTTACAAGTCCGTTCGCCGGTTTCCTACGCTGACCTCGTCTTCGGAGAAGAGGACCGACGAGTCGGACCAAATCACCGAGAAGTATGGGATTCCTGTGGGCGTCACGTACGTTAACCCGCAGGACGTGCACCGCCCCTTCGAGCGACCACAGTCGTATGACATCGCCCCGACCGGCGTGGCGGCTAGGTACAAGAAGTACCTCGACTGGAACCGGCAGGGCAAGCTCCGCGACTGA